In Pedobacter heparinus DSM 2366, the following are encoded in one genomic region:
- a CDS encoding MCP four helix bundle domain-containing protein, whose amino-acid sequence MRFAYSVKQKMKIAVLLFCIMACTILIRLLEDKSVKSMNKSFVSLYNDRLIPATDLFYIAEYVDQKRSLVEEVLYAAATHPFNQAVLEQKLGRINAAIDSLIKDYEKTFLVKQEKEKIAELKAWLLGHSAVENKLLNTIAVQGVEKARLMYETFGRNAPGEIIQKLSELMRIQRQVGEELTKDTAFMVSGNKVYSSFQLALAILIGILIVGIVFTSNVVKISNDKFNLN is encoded by the coding sequence ATGAGATTTGCGTACTCGGTTAAACAGAAAATGAAGATTGCGGTATTGCTGTTTTGCATTATGGCCTGTACCATTCTGATCAGGCTTTTAGAGGACAAAAGTGTGAAAAGCATGAACAAATCATTTGTATCGCTATATAATGACAGGTTAATTCCGGCTACAGACCTGTTTTATATAGCAGAATATGTAGACCAGAAGCGTTCGCTTGTGGAAGAGGTGTTGTATGCTGCAGCCACACATCCATTTAACCAGGCAGTACTGGAGCAGAAACTGGGCAGAATAAATGCAGCCATCGATTCTTTGATCAAGGATTATGAAAAAACCTTTCTGGTAAAACAGGAAAAAGAAAAGATTGCCGAACTAAAGGCCTGGCTTTTGGGACATAGCGCTGTAGAGAATAAATTGTTGAATACAATTGCTGTACAAGGGGTAGAAAAAGCGCGGTTAATGTATGAAACTTTTGGCAGGAATGCCCCTGGTGAGATCATTCAGAAACTATCAGAGCTGATGCGGATACAAAGGCAGGTTGGGGAAGAACTGACAAAAGATACCGCTTTTATGGTATCGGGTAATAAGGTGTATTCCAGTTTTCAACTGGCACTGGCCATTTTGATCGGTATTTTAATTGTAGGGATTGTTTTTACCTCTAATGTTGTTAAAATAAGTAACGATAAGTTTAACCTGAATTAA
- a CDS encoding sensor histidine kinase, with product MFQLFRYRIPSKYTKEFQDTYGYINVKQVTILATLVLFIAFGVRLTSIFYQHEFVSMPNLIHYNQLNWIQLSGSVTFILISGYALKSAHWTTTGRNLLVLVFCLFLLTTSFTVSYLFSLFNPKNTLTIFLTGVVAVSVFFALEFKQIIIISIYIVLLFIAAMVIPDISNQQKLLNVIMSGVLAFFMYACSRYSYYFKAEQFVKVKQLEEKNAEVLLLNHQKSEILGFVAHDLRNPLNNIEALTRIVLEDNPDFGSTEMQLILSSTRQAKSIIDDLLEIAQHNKTPFQLQTTNMIAFMNNICNNWQRNLNNERKIIFHAPPQELVAAVNPSKLTRVIDNLIGNSLKFSKSETPINIDVSKSDQSCLISITDFGIGIPLSLQQMLFDPFSKAGRPGLKGEKSIGLGLHISKQIIEQHGGSLTVNSRENEGTTFQITLPFIAA from the coding sequence GTGTTCCAATTATTTAGATACAGAATCCCGAGTAAGTATACCAAGGAATTTCAGGATACCTATGGCTATATAAACGTTAAGCAGGTTACCATTTTAGCAACCCTTGTACTGTTTATTGCCTTTGGCGTAAGGTTAACCTCTATTTTTTATCAGCATGAGTTCGTTTCCATGCCCAATCTGATCCACTATAACCAGTTGAACTGGATACAGCTTTCAGGATCGGTTACATTTATCCTTATCAGCGGTTATGCCTTAAAGTCTGCACATTGGACAACAACAGGCAGAAATTTGCTCGTACTTGTGTTTTGCCTGTTCTTACTCACCACATCCTTTACAGTAAGCTATCTTTTTTCCCTGTTTAATCCCAAAAACACATTAACCATATTCCTTACCGGTGTTGTAGCCGTCAGTGTATTTTTCGCGCTCGAATTTAAACAGATCATTATCATCTCTATTTATATTGTGCTGCTGTTCATTGCAGCAATGGTTATCCCCGATATCAGCAATCAGCAAAAGCTCCTCAATGTGATCATGTCCGGGGTGCTGGCATTTTTTATGTATGCCTGTTCCAGGTATAGCTATTACTTTAAAGCCGAACAGTTTGTAAAAGTCAAACAACTGGAAGAAAAAAATGCTGAGGTGCTTTTGCTGAACCATCAAAAAAGTGAAATCCTTGGTTTTGTGGCCCACGACCTTAGAAATCCCCTCAATAACATAGAGGCACTTACCAGGATTGTGCTGGAAGACAATCCCGATTTCGGTAGTACAGAAATGCAACTCATCCTGAGTTCCACACGCCAGGCAAAAAGCATCATCGACGACCTGCTGGAAATTGCACAGCACAATAAAACGCCTTTCCAGTTGCAGACCACCAATATGATCGCCTTTATGAACAATATATGCAACAACTGGCAGAGGAACCTGAACAATGAACGTAAGATCATCTTTCATGCCCCGCCGCAAGAGCTTGTAGCGGCTGTAAACCCTTCTAAACTAACACGGGTAATAGATAACCTGATTGGAAACAGCCTTAAATTTTCAAAGTCAGAAACGCCCATCAATATTGATGTCTCAAAATCTGATCAGTCATGCCTCATCAGCATCACCGATTTTGGGATCGGAATCCCTCTGAGTTTACAGCAAATGCTTTTTGATCCCTTTTCCAAGGCTGGCAGACCGGGGCTTAAGGGCGAAAAATCAATAGGTCTGGGCCTTCATATTTCTAAACAGATCATAGAACAGCATGGCGGCTCTTTAACTGTAAACAGCAGGGAAAATGAAGGAACAACCTTCCAGATCACCCTGCCTTTTATAGCAGCTTAA
- a CDS encoding GtrA family protein encodes MLILPKETAMPLLVAIEFNYAFFFKLIKFGLVGFVGLTVDFSITYLCKEKLRIHKYIASSLGFTIATAANYRLNRYWTFASHEAASMTQFGKYFMICLVGLTLSNILIYLLNDKLKWDFYVAKASAIVIVSLWNFFANYLYTFNN; translated from the coding sequence ATGTTAATTTTGCCAAAAGAAACAGCTATGCCCCTTCTTGTTGCCATCGAATTTAATTATGCTTTCTTTTTTAAGTTGATAAAATTTGGTTTAGTGGGTTTTGTTGGGCTTACCGTTGATTTTAGTATTACATACCTTTGCAAGGAAAAATTAAGGATCCATAAATACATCGCCAGTTCACTGGGTTTTACCATTGCCACAGCTGCAAATTACAGATTGAACCGTTACTGGACCTTTGCCAGTCACGAAGCAGCAAGTATGACCCAGTTTGGTAAATACTTTATGATCTGTCTGGTGGGCCTTACCCTGAGTAATATACTGATTTACCTGCTTAACGATAAGTTAAAATGGGACTTCTATGTGGCAAAGGCTTCCGCAATAGTGATAGTGTCCTTATGGAATTTTTTTGCCAACTATCTGTATACCTTTAACAATTAA
- a CDS encoding helix-turn-helix transcriptional regulator, with product MSEVPKAEFADYLGNTGYMSFSEVKINGADIFSGNSKLVQEITLREQTDTPALNMYFSIQGISSAWEANSKDKYVLKDNQHAATFAPGFDGYYALSSPEVRNFGIALYEPFFSRLYATDLECLKRFWDKVSEGKIADISDHALPITPKQQSVINDMHHCVYTGNMKQLFYESKITELFLLQAEQADALNGAKPVQIERRHIDKLHAARQYIQQCMFDPLTLSGIAREAGINEFMLKKGFKELFGLTVFGYLNELKMNYARQMLLESQCTVYEAAYTMGYNEPYNFSKAFKKHFGYLPGELKK from the coding sequence ATGTCAGAAGTCCCCAAGGCAGAATTTGCTGACTATTTGGGTAATACAGGTTACATGAGCTTCAGCGAAGTAAAAATTAATGGTGCAGATATATTCTCTGGCAACAGTAAGCTGGTACAGGAAATAACCCTGCGCGAACAAACCGATACACCTGCCTTAAACATGTATTTTTCTATTCAGGGCATCAGCTCGGCATGGGAAGCAAACAGCAAGGATAAATATGTATTGAAAGACAATCAGCATGCCGCTACCTTTGCCCCTGGTTTTGACGGATACTATGCTTTAAGCAGTCCAGAAGTCCGCAACTTTGGCATAGCCCTTTACGAACCTTTTTTCAGCAGGCTCTATGCTACAGATCTGGAATGCCTGAAACGTTTCTGGGATAAGGTAAGCGAAGGAAAAATAGCAGACATTTCCGATCATGCCCTGCCGATTACCCCAAAACAGCAATCGGTCATAAACGATATGCACCACTGTGTGTATACCGGAAACATGAAACAGCTGTTTTATGAATCCAAGATCACAGAGCTCTTTTTACTACAGGCCGAACAGGCCGATGCCCTGAACGGCGCCAAGCCCGTTCAAATAGAACGCCGCCATATTGACAAGCTGCATGCTGCAAGACAATATATCCAGCAATGCATGTTCGACCCGCTTACCTTAAGCGGAATAGCACGTGAGGCAGGTATTAATGAATTTATGCTGAAAAAAGGCTTTAAAGAACTCTTTGGCCTGACCGTTTTTGGTTATTTAAATGAACTGAAAATGAACTATGCGCGGCAAATGCTGCTGGAATCGCAGTGCACAGTATACGAAGCCGCCTATACCATGGGGTATAACGAACCCTATAATTTTTCAAAAGCCTTTAAAAAACACTTTGGCTACCTGCCCGGTGAATTAAAAAAATAA
- a CDS encoding ATP-binding cassette domain-containing protein, with translation MKQEYIEIKGARENNLKNVSLRIPKRRITVFTGVSGSGKSSIVFETIGAEAQRQLNETFSTFVRNRLPRYSQPDADAIENLSTAIVIDQKRLGGNSRSTVGTITDIYAILRLLFSRIGQPFIGYSNAFSFNDPSGMCPECRGIGDTVRLDLDNFIDKSRSLNEGAILFPVFAVGSWYLNTYLYSGLFDNDKKLKDYTEKEWDTLLHGKKMKVPMKHENDMPINGQYEGLVDKFNRLYIQRDTSVMSESLRSTLERFIRFEHCAFCQGTRLNQAALSCRINGYNIAEMSAMQIDELIKVISLIDHKIAVPMTDALRDRLRNLVDIGLDYLSLDRETGSLSGGESQRIKMVRHLGSSLTDMIYIFDEPSIGLHPRDVHRLNELLLRLRDKGNTILVVEHDPEVMAIADHIVDVGPKAGIHGGEIVYQGTPAGLLHADTLTGRFIEHQAVIKKTFRQPTGYYKLEGASLHNLKHVNVSIPAGVFTVVTGVAGSGKSSLINGVFVKRYPEAVVIDQSAVSTSIRSNPATYTGIMDDIRKLFAQANKVSASLFSFNSKGACPNCQGTGFILTDLAFLEPVKTVCEICGGKRFREEVLAYKLNGKSISEVLEMTAEEAVVFFEKGDLKKKLQAIHDVGLDYLTLGQPLSTLSGGECQRIKLASNLHKKGNIYVLDEPTTGLHMSDVGHLLEIIDQLVDSGNSVIVIEHNQDVIKNADWVIDMGPEGGKKGGEIVFMGTPGDLLNETKSLTGQYLKKSNEYIYET, from the coding sequence ATGAAGCAAGAATACATTGAAATAAAAGGGGCCCGTGAAAACAACCTTAAGAATGTTTCACTTCGTATCCCTAAACGCAGGATTACTGTATTTACCGGTGTTTCCGGTTCTGGTAAATCTTCTATTGTATTTGAGACCATTGGGGCAGAGGCACAGCGTCAGTTGAATGAGACATTTTCGACATTTGTGCGTAACCGTTTACCAAGGTATAGCCAGCCTGATGCAGATGCCATAGAAAACCTTTCTACAGCAATTGTGATTGACCAAAAGCGTTTAGGGGGCAATTCCCGCTCAACTGTTGGTACCATTACTGATATTTACGCCATTCTGCGCCTGCTTTTTTCCAGGATTGGCCAGCCTTTTATTGGTTATTCCAATGCTTTCTCCTTCAATGATCCCTCGGGCATGTGTCCGGAGTGCAGAGGGATTGGCGATACGGTAAGGCTGGACCTGGACAACTTTATCGACAAGTCCAGATCCCTGAACGAGGGTGCAATTCTGTTCCCGGTTTTTGCTGTGGGTAGCTGGTACCTTAACACGTATCTGTATTCGGGGCTTTTTGATAACGACAAAAAGCTGAAGGATTACACAGAAAAAGAATGGGATACCCTGCTGCACGGTAAAAAAATGAAAGTGCCGATGAAGCATGAAAACGATATGCCCATAAACGGTCAGTATGAGGGGCTTGTAGACAAGTTTAACAGGCTCTATATACAGCGTGATACCAGTGTAATGTCTGAATCGCTACGTTCAACACTGGAACGCTTTATCAGGTTTGAACATTGTGCGTTCTGCCAGGGTACCCGGCTTAACCAGGCTGCACTAAGCTGTCGCATTAATGGGTATAACATCGCTGAAATGTCGGCCATGCAAATTGACGAGCTCATTAAAGTTATTTCATTAATTGACCATAAAATAGCTGTCCCTATGACGGATGCACTGAGGGATAGGCTCCGTAATCTGGTAGATATCGGACTGGACTACCTGAGTCTGGACAGGGAAACCGGAAGCTTATCAGGTGGCGAGTCACAACGCATCAAAATGGTCAGGCACCTTGGTTCCAGTCTTACCGATATGATCTATATTTTTGATGAACCCAGTATAGGCTTGCATCCTCGTGATGTGCATCGCCTTAATGAGCTGCTGCTGCGCTTAAGGGATAAAGGCAATACCATACTTGTGGTAGAACACGATCCCGAGGTGATGGCGATTGCGGACCACATTGTTGATGTTGGCCCTAAAGCTGGTATCCATGGTGGCGAAATTGTTTACCAGGGGACGCCAGCAGGCCTGTTACATGCTGACACTCTTACCGGCCGTTTTATTGAACACCAGGCAGTTATAAAAAAGACTTTCCGGCAGCCAACAGGTTATTATAAGCTTGAGGGGGCCAGTCTGCATAACCTTAAGCATGTTAACGTTTCTATTCCTGCCGGTGTTTTTACGGTGGTTACCGGTGTTGCCGGATCGGGTAAAAGTTCACTCATAAATGGTGTTTTTGTAAAACGTTATCCTGAGGCGGTGGTGATAGACCAGTCGGCCGTAAGCACTTCCATCAGGTCAAATCCGGCTACTTACACGGGCATTATGGACGATATCCGTAAATTATTTGCCCAGGCCAATAAGGTCAGTGCTTCTTTGTTCAGCTTCAATTCAAAAGGGGCATGCCCAAACTGCCAGGGAACAGGATTTATCCTTACCGATCTGGCCTTTCTGGAGCCGGTAAAAACGGTTTGTGAGATTTGTGGCGGCAAGCGTTTCAGGGAAGAGGTTTTAGCATATAAGCTGAATGGTAAATCTATAAGTGAGGTACTGGAGATGACCGCTGAAGAAGCAGTGGTTTTTTTTGAAAAAGGAGACCTGAAAAAGAAACTACAGGCCATACATGATGTAGGGCTGGATTACCTTACACTTGGCCAGCCACTCAGTACTTTATCTGGTGGAGAATGTCAGCGCATTAAGCTTGCCAGTAATTTACACAAAAAAGGTAACATTTATGTACTGGACGAACCTACAACAGGTCTGCACATGTCGGACGTTGGGCACCTGCTGGAAATTATAGATCAGCTGGTGGACAGTGGCAACTCGGTCATTGTGATTGAACACAACCAGGATGTGATTAAAAATGCAGATTGGGTGATTGATATGGGACCTGAAGGTGGTAAAAAAGGAGGCGAGATCGTGTTTATGGGAACGCCTGGAGACCTGCTTAATGAAACAAAATCTTTGACAGGACAATATTTAAAAAAAAGTAATGAATACATATATGAAACCTAA
- a CDS encoding TolC family protein: MKPKIYLIIVLLVMSYVRLRGQGTDSLNYQLSLKAAIDYALTHQTAVLNATVDEEIARNKVKETIGIGLPQVSASYNFQDFLKLPTTLLPGEFSNPPSDTPIPVKFGTKYNSTAGIELSQLIFDGSYFVGLQASKTYKELSVRNSRRSKIETATAVTKAYYSALVSTEQLALVDANLAQLTKSLNDTEALFKNGFAERIDVDRLQVLKNNLETERENVTRLLQLNIDMLKFQMGMPIQARLLLTDKISDIRSEPVAAMATDSTAYKGRIEYSLLETQKKLNELDFKRQKSTFLPTLRGFASASKNYQSDEFSKHYEQSFPTSVIGFTLSWNIINGGQRIYQMRTAKLTIQKTENEMLNLKNGIANEISAGQKIYLNSKRSVENQERNLTLAKEILRVTRVKYEQGVGSSLEVTTAETSLKEAQNNYIKALYDLLISKVDLDKAAGKINY; encoded by the coding sequence ATGAAACCTAAAATCTATCTCATAATTGTGCTGCTTGTAATGTCTTATGTTAGGCTGAGGGGGCAGGGTACTGACTCTTTAAACTATCAGCTTAGCCTTAAAGCAGCAATTGATTACGCATTGACACACCAAACTGCTGTGCTGAATGCGACGGTTGATGAAGAAATAGCCCGGAATAAGGTGAAAGAAACCATTGGCATTGGTTTACCGCAGGTTTCTGCAAGCTACAATTTCCAGGATTTTTTAAAGCTGCCAACCACATTATTACCTGGAGAGTTTTCCAATCCACCTTCAGATACCCCAATTCCGGTTAAGTTTGGTACAAAATATAATTCAACAGCAGGCATAGAGCTGAGCCAGCTTATTTTTGATGGCAGTTACTTTGTTGGTCTGCAGGCTTCCAAAACCTATAAGGAACTGTCGGTCCGTAACAGCAGGCGCAGCAAAATTGAAACTGCAACGGCAGTTACCAAAGCCTATTACTCGGCATTGGTAAGTACTGAGCAGCTGGCGCTGGTAGATGCCAATCTTGCACAACTTACGAAATCACTAAACGACACGGAGGCCTTGTTTAAAAATGGCTTTGCAGAGCGGATTGATGTAGACAGGCTCCAGGTTTTGAAAAACAACCTGGAGACAGAGCGTGAGAATGTGACCCGATTGCTGCAACTGAATATTGATATGCTGAAATTCCAGATGGGAATGCCCATTCAGGCCCGGCTTTTGCTTACCGATAAGATCAGTGACATCAGGTCAGAACCGGTTGCAGCTATGGCCACAGATTCAACTGCTTACAAAGGAAGGATTGAGTATTCTTTACTGGAAACGCAGAAAAAACTGAATGAGCTGGACTTCAAAAGACAGAAAAGTACGTTCCTGCCTACATTGAGAGGTTTTGCCAGTGCATCAAAGAACTACCAGTCGGATGAATTTTCGAAACATTATGAGCAGAGTTTTCCGACCTCAGTAATCGGTTTTACGCTTTCCTGGAATATAATTAATGGGGGACAACGTATTTACCAGATGCGGACTGCAAAACTGACCATTCAAAAGACGGAAAATGAAATGCTGAACCTAAAAAATGGAATAGCAAACGAAATTTCGGCCGGTCAGAAGATTTACCTGAACAGCAAGCGCTCTGTAGAAAACCAGGAGCGCAATCTGACCCTTGCCAAAGAGATCCTTCGGGTAACCCGGGTCAAATATGAGCAGGGGGTAGGCTCCAGCCTGGAAGTGACAACAGCGGAAACTTCATTAAAAGAAGCGCAAAACAATTATATAAAAGCTTTATATGACTTGCTGATCAGTAAGGTAGACTTGGATAAAGCGGCAGGAAAAATCAATTATTAA
- a CDS encoding efflux RND transporter periplasmic adaptor subunit yields the protein MKTLLYTITLALLFASCSSDKPKDKKGELEQLKKQRTELNGKIEKLEAELGQNKTKTDLKDVVVSELAETQFRNYVEVQGKVDAEDNVEVMPESPGTVTAIYVKVGQNVSKGQVLAQLDDKVLRQSVAQLQTQLDLASTVFNRQKNLWDQKIGTEVQYLTAKSQKEGLEKQLAGLKSQAAMNKVKSPVSGTIDAMELKLGQSVAPGSPTGIRVVNASRLKVKALVSENYGGKVNQGDEVTVSLPDVPANLNAHISFAAKVIDPVSRGFNVEVKLPSDKRYRPNMVAVLKIIDYRNDRALVVPVNAVQKSETSEYVFTAVNGKAKKVEVKTGKISDGKAEVLSGLKAGDKVITTGFQELNDGDNVKL from the coding sequence ATGAAAACATTATTATATACAATTACACTGGCACTTCTTTTTGCTTCCTGCTCATCAGATAAGCCAAAAGATAAAAAGGGGGAGCTTGAACAGCTTAAAAAACAGCGCACTGAACTGAACGGGAAAATAGAGAAGCTGGAAGCAGAACTGGGGCAGAATAAAACCAAAACCGACCTTAAGGATGTAGTGGTTTCGGAACTTGCAGAAACACAATTCAGGAATTATGTAGAGGTGCAGGGAAAAGTGGATGCGGAAGACAATGTAGAGGTGATGCCGGAATCGCCGGGAACCGTGACTGCCATTTATGTAAAAGTAGGGCAAAACGTAAGCAAGGGCCAGGTACTGGCCCAGCTGGACGATAAGGTACTGCGCCAAAGTGTTGCTCAACTGCAAACCCAGCTGGATCTGGCCAGTACAGTGTTCAATCGCCAGAAGAACCTATGGGACCAGAAAATCGGCACAGAGGTTCAGTACCTGACCGCTAAAAGCCAGAAGGAAGGGCTGGAAAAACAACTGGCCGGACTGAAATCACAGGCTGCTATGAATAAGGTTAAAAGCCCTGTTTCCGGTACAATAGATGCAATGGAGCTGAAGCTTGGCCAATCTGTTGCGCCTGGCAGCCCAACAGGCATCAGGGTAGTCAATGCCAGCAGGCTTAAGGTTAAGGCACTGGTTTCGGAAAACTATGGCGGAAAGGTAAACCAGGGCGATGAGGTTACAGTTTCTTTACCTGATGTGCCAGCTAACCTGAATGCCCATATTTCTTTTGCTGCAAAGGTCATTGACCCGGTTTCCAGAGGTTTCAATGTAGAAGTGAAGCTGCCTTCAGATAAGAGGTACCGACCAAATATGGTGGCTGTATTAAAAATTATAGACTACAGAAACGATAGAGCCCTGGTGGTTCCTGTAAATGCCGTACAGAAATCTGAAACCAGTGAATATGTTTTCACAGCTGTAAATGGCAAAGCTAAAAAAGTAGAGGTGAAAACAGGGAAGATCTCGGATGGTAAAGCCGAAGTGCTGTCGGGCCTGAAAGCGGGCGACAAAGTGATCACTACCGGATTTCAGGAACTGAATGACGGGGACAATGTAAAGTTATAA